Below is a genomic region from Microthrixaceae bacterium.
CAGTTTCAGGCGTTTGTCGCCGACGACGGTCCAGGCGTTGCCGAGGCGGATCCGGCGAAACTGCTCGACGGCCGGCGACGCCAGGTCGACCTGGCGGTCCTGCGCGGTGAGTTTCGGTGCGTACGTCGCCTCCCCCTCCTGTGGGGTCGGTTCGACCAGGCGACCCTCGACGAACGCGTCGGGCAACCAGTCGACGAGCAGACGCGACCCCGTGTCGCTCAGTTCGCCCCACAACTCCATCAGCGTCTTGTCTCCGATCGGGGTCGACTCACGTGCGAACACCCCGCCGGTGTCGAGGCCCTCCTCGATGGCCATGACGCAGACCCCGGTCTCGGCATCTCCTGCGAGGATCGCCCGCTCGACCGGGGCAGCCCCGCGCCATCTCGGCAGCAGCGAAAAGTGCAGGTTCACGAACGGGAGATGTGCGAGCAGGTGCGGGCGCAGAATCGCTCCATAGGCGACCACGACGCCGAGTTGTGCGTCGCTGTCGAGCACCGCATCGGGGTCGTGTTCCACCCGCAGACCCAACTCGAGTGCGGCCGCCTTCACCGGATTCGGCGAGGTCTGCTTGCCGCGGCCTCGGCGGGTGTCGGCGCCGGTCACGACCAGGTCGACCTCGTGGCCCGCGGCGACGAGTGCGCGCAGCGGCGGCACCGCGATGGCTGGGGTTCCGAGGTAGACGAGTTTCATGGCGCTCCGGCGTTACGAGAACAGCCCGAAGCGCTTCTTGGCCGGCGCTTCAGAGGCCAAACCGACCCCCTGCCGGCCCAGATCGGAACGATCGGCCGCCTGCATCTGCAGTTCACGCACCGCCTTTTTGGCCGCCGTGCGTTGGTCCTCGTCGAGGTGATCGATCATCAGCACCCCGTCGAGGTGGTCGAGTTCGTGTTGGATCAGGCGCGCCCAGAACTCGTCGGCCTCGAAGGTGATCTCGTTGCCGTCGAGGTCGAGTGCGCTCACCTCGATCTGCTTGGGGCGGACGATCTCGAAGTACTGCCCGGGGATCGACAGGCACCCCTCGGAGTAGGTCCACTCGCCGTCCGATTCGGTGATTCGAGGGTTGATGAGCACACCCGGTTCGTCGTCGTCGCCGATGTCGTAGACGAAGATGCGCTGCCCGACGCCGACCTGTGGGGCCGCAAGGCCGACGCCGGTGTCGGTGGTGTAGAGCACCTCGAACATGTCCTCGACGAGTTGCACGAGGGCCCCGTCGATGTCGGTGACGTCCGGGGTGGCTTCGCGCAGCACCGGATCGCCGATGATTCGGATTCGGTACGGGGTTGCACTTCGGGCCATGGCTCAAGTCTAGGGCACCACCCGGAGCCGCCATCTGCGAGGTCCACAGCTGAGGCTTGCGTCGCTGCGGCCCAGGTGCCGCTACGTTGGCCGGGTGACCAGCGGGGATTCCGAACAGCACCATTATTTCGACCCCTCGCCGACGGTTCCGTCGCAGCCCCGCGAGGTGCGCCTCGATCTCGTCGATCTGTCCCTTCGGCTCGCCACCGATCGGGGGGTGTTCTCGGCCTATCGCGTCGACCCCGGAACCCGCGTGCTGCTGAGCGAGGCCCCGTCGCCGCCGCCGACGTCGACCAACCTCGCCGACCTCGGCTGCGGTTACGGGCCGATCGCGTTGACCCTCGCCACCCGCGCCCCACAGGCGACGGTGTGGGCGATCGACGTCAACGAACGGGCCCGTGAACTCTGCGCCGCGAATGCCGCCGAGGCCGGTCTCGACAACGTGCGGGTGGTCGCCCCCGACGAGGTCGGCGCCGACGTGCGCTTCGACGCCATCTACTCCAACCCGCCGATCCGGATCGGCAAGGCGGCGTTGCACGAGTTGTTGGCCCGATGGTTGAGCCGCCTCGACGAACACGGCCGGGCATGGCTGGTGGTGCAAAAGCACCTCGGCGCCGACTCGCTCGCCCGCTGGATGACCGATCAGGGTTGGCCCACGAGTCGAATTGCGTCGCGCCAGGCGTACCGGGTGTTGGAAGTGAGTGCGCGGCCGGGCGCAGCAGATATGGGCGCAGCAGATATGGGCGCAGCAGATATGGGCGCAGCAGGTGAGGAGCCGACCCGATGACGGCCAACATGACCTCGACCGAACTCAAGCGATTGCACCGCGAGTGGCGCCGGCGCACCCCGGGGCGTTTGGCTGTGGCGCTCGACGGGGTGCAGGGGCCGTTCAACGTGGGCGGCATCGTTCGTTCCGCTGCGGCGTACCGGGCCGAGCACCTGTGGCTCACCGACACCGCGACGGGCCTCGAGAACACGAAGACCCACAAGACCGCCCTGGGGACCGATAGGTACCTGACCATCGAACGACTCGCCGATGCCGCCACCATCGTCGACGCTGCGCATTCGGCCGGCTACCGGGTGATCGGGGTCGAGCTCACGACCGACGCCCGGCCCCTTCATGAACTCGATCTCGCCGGCGACGTGTGTCTCATGGTCGGCCACGAGGACCGTGGGCTGTCGAAGGCCGCGCTGGCCGCCTGCGACGCGTTCGGGTTCCTTCCCCAGCTCGGCAAGGTCGGATCGCTCAACGTGACCACCGCGGCGTCGATCGCGATCTATGAGTGGGCCCGTCAGCAGTGGACCGAATCGTGAGCCACTCACGGCGATCCGTCGGGCCGCGAGCCGCCGGGGGTTATCCCTGGGTCTCCTCCGCACCGAAACCGTCCGCCTGAACCCGGGCGAAGGGCCGCATGAGCGCGGTCTGAGTTGCGAAGCCGACGAGTTCGCCGTTCTGTGACCACAGCTCGGCGGTGCCGGTCGTGAACCCGTTGGCGGCACGCACCACGACGGTGTGCTGGCAGATCCACTCGGTGATGGCCGGAGCGAACCACTGCAACGAGAGTTGCAGCGTCACCACGAAATAGCGCCCGCCGCCGCTCGCCCGCGACACCGCGGGTCCGAGGATGTCGCCCGGAACGCCGAGGGTCGATGGGCGCCAGGCGCCGGAGTCGTCGATGGTCGGCTCCGACATTCTGAACCAGGTGATGGTGCGACCCTCGTTCGCGTGGGTGGACTCGAGGTCGGTGACGACGCGGAACTCGGCCTGGCGGTGAAACGGCACCTCGACGTACTGCTCGTACATCTCCTCCCGGGACGCGGCGTTCTCCGGGCGACCGGCGTCGGCCGGCATGGTGCGGTCGATCACGTCGACTGCGGCGGGGTCGTGGACGCCCAGGACCAGGTCCATCACCACCGCCTCAGCCCCAGGGGTCGCAGGATCCTCGGCATTCCACAGGCTGGCGCGCACCTGGGCGCCGCGGCGGCCGCTGCGCAGGACGTCGATCTGCACCGCGGCGGGCCCTTCCAACACCGGCTCGATGTAGGTCGCCTGCGCGCTGACCGGCGACAGGTCCGCGCGGCCGATGTGGGCGATGGCGGCCTCGACGAGGGTGGCGAAGGTGACTCCGCCGAAGATGTACAGCACCTTCCACGAGGCGTCGAAGTCGATTCGGTAGCGGCCCTCGACGCCCTCGACCGGGGTCATCTGAAGGTCATCGAGCAGGGAACGAACGGTGGTCACGGCCGTCAACCGTACGCGCCCGGCCTGTTCTCCGATAACCAGTGGTCGTGATCACGACCACTGGTTATCGGAGAACATGACAGGCATGCCCGACACGAACAGCCTCAGCCACATCGACCTCACCGACCTGTCGGTGTTCGAACGAGGGGCACCGCATGAGATCTATCGAACCCTTCGAGACACGGCGCCACTGTATTGGCACGAGCCGACCGAACACACCCCCGATGGCGAGGGATTCTGGTGTCTGACCCGACACGAGGATGTCGACTGGGCGGCGAAGCGGGCAGATCTGTTCAGCTCGGCGTGCGGCGGTTGTCGAGACGGCGGGGGGACGCTGATCGAAGACCTCCCCGACGGGTTCGGCCCGGGCGTGTTGTTCAACATGCAAGACGACCCGCGCCACCAACAGATCCGGCGACTCGTCACGCCGTCGCTGACCCCGAAGCGGCTGCGCGAGATCGAATCCGACCTGGCGCGACGCTGCGATCGAATCCTCGATGAAGCCATCGCCACATCCGATACGGACGGGGCGGTCGACTTTCTCGGGCAGGTCGCCGCAGAGCTTCCGCTGCAGGCGATCGCGTCGCTGCTCGGTGTGCCGCAGGCCGATCGCCATCAGTTCATGGAATGGTTCGACACGATGCTCGACCACGGAGACGGCCGCGAACTCGGCGATCGCAGCGACGCGAGCCAGGCCGCCGGCGCCGCGATGTTCGCCTACGGCACCGAGTTGCTCGCCGAGAAGCGCCGCCACCCCGGCGACGACATCATGTCGATCGTTGCGAACACGGCCGGGTCGGATCCGGAGCTGTCCGAGCTGGAGCAGCAGATGTTCTTCAACCTGTTGCTGGCGGCCGGCAGCGAGACCACCCGCAACACGATTACCGCAGGGATGCTGGCGTTGATCGATCGTCCCGAGCAGTGGCGGGCGCTACAGGCCGATCGGTCCCGGCTCCCCGTGGCGGTGGAGGAGATGCTGCGCTGGGCGTCGTCGACGATCTACAACCGACGCACTGCCACCGAGGACATCGAACGTCACGGACTCACCATCCGACGGGGCGACAAGGTCGTGTTGTGGTGGCAGTCGGCGAATTTCGACGAGCGGGTGTTTCGCGACCCTCAGGTGTTCGACCCCGACCGAACCCCCAACCCGCACCTGGCCTTCGGGGCGGGAACGCACTTTTGCCTGGGGGCCAACCTCGCCCGGCTGGAGATTCGCCTCGTGTTCGGCGGGCTCCTCGATCGTGTCGACAAGGTCCTCGCTGCGGGCGATCCTGTGCGCACCCGATCGAACAAGCACGCCGGATTCCGCTCGGCCCCCGTGCGCCTCTCCTGACCGTGCCCCTCCCGCCCGGCCTGTTCTCCAGCGCGCCCCGCCTGTTCTCCGATAACCAGTGGTCGTGATCACGACCACTGGTTATCGGAGAACAGGCCTGCGGGAGGCCGGGTGGGTCAGTGCTGGTCGGTCAGTGCGGGAGGGTCAGTGCGGGAGGCGCATCGGGTCGACCTGCAGGCGGAGCCGGCCGGCCGGCCGGCGTGTCGCCGCCAGCGCGTCGAGAACCGCCGAGCGATCGCGGCCCCGCACGATCCACTGATCCGGCGCCGGCTGGTCGATGGTCACCCCCGCACCTCCACCCGCACCCGCACCCGCACCCGCACCCACACCCGCACCGTCGCCGCCGATCTCACGGTCCAGAACCGCGCGCAGCGACTCGATGTAGGCCGCACCACCCGATCCCCCGACGGCGACCAGTGTCACGAACGGCGGCAGCCCGAGCATCTGGCGACGGGTCCGCTCAAGGTCGCTCACCACGGTCGGGTCGCCGAGCAAGGCCGCTCGCAGCACCGGATGATCGGGCTGGCGGGTCTGCACGAGCACCCGACCCCGGTGCCCGCCCACCAGCCGCGAGGCCTTCGCCAACAGCGCCAGCGCCTGCTCATTGGCGCGATATCGAGGTGCGCTCAACTCCTGGTCGAACTCCAAGAAGGCCACCACGTCGGCCGTCGTCAGCCGTTGCAGCGCGGCCGTGGTCCCCACCAGCACCCGCCGCGGCGTCGTGCCCGCCGGGCGCCGACCGGACTCCCCGGTGATCTCCTCGACCGGCTCCTGCACCAGCGATTCAAGCTGCTCTCGAGCCTTGCTGACCCCCATTCGAAGGGTCTTGAGGACCGTGGTGCCGCACTCTCCGCACACCACGGGGCGTTGCGTCGCACAACGTGAACACCGAAGCGTCGGTCGGCCGGCCTCGTCGACCTCGTGCACCGCTCCATCGCAGGCCTCACAGGTCGCCAGCGTGCCGCAGCGTTTACAGGCCAGCAGCTGCGCCCGGCCGGTCCGGTTGAGCACGCACACCACCCGGGCATCCGAACGCAACACCCGCGCCAGGTCCTCGGAAAAGAGGCCCGTTCGCGGATCGTCGTCGCGCCGGTCGATGACGCTGAGGCGACCCCAGCCGTTACGTTCACGCGCCCGGTCGATCGTCACCAGGCCCGTGCCGATCTCCCCGCCCGTGTCGATCTCCCCGCCCGCGCCAAACGCCCCGACCGCGACGAGGGCCTCGAGACTCGGCGTGGGCGACACCAGCACCACCGGAACCCCGGCCCGCCGTCCCCGCTCGATCGCCACGTCGCGGGCATTCCACGTCGGCGAACCCTCGCTCTGCAGCGTCTCGTCGTGTTCGTCGATGACCACGATCGCCCCGAGTCCACCCACCGGCGCGAACACTGCGTTGCGCGTTCCGATCACGGAGCACCCCGCAGCGCCACGGGCCCACCCGTCGGGGTGCAGCACCACCGGCACCTCCGATCGGCGCAGGCCGTCCGCCAGGCGCGCCGCGGTCGCATTGGTGGGACACACCACCAACACGTTGCCCCGAAGCGCGGCGGCGCGCAGCACCTCCATCGGAGACACCGCCGGGGGCAGGCGCATCAGCGACACCGACGCGGCCAGGGCCGAGGAAACCCGTGCTCCGACCCCGTCGGCCAGCGACGCCGGAGCCGAACGCGCCGCCGCCGGCAGCGTGGCCACCATCGACGGAGGCGAGGCGGCGCGAAGGAAGGTCTGCACCCGCCCCGCCCAACGCCAACTCGCCCACCCGGCCAGGTCGATGACTTCGGCCGGCGGGCCGAGGGAGGAGATCTTCGTCGCCTCGCGCAGCTCGACCCCCTCGGGTGGGGTGCAGTCGACCTCGACGACCCATGCCGCGACCTGACGCCCGTGGAACGGCACGCGCAGCATCATGCCGACCTGCAACGAGCCGAAACGCTCGATCAGTCGGTTCGGGACGAGATAGTCGAAGGTTCGCTCGACCGCGGCGACGTCGCACACGACGCGCACCACGCGTCCGTCACGATCGTCCGCCCGCTCCGGGACGGATTCAAAGCCGAACGATGGGGCCGAATCCAAGCGCCCGGACAACGGCGAACGGGTCGACTGCTGAGTGGACGACGGTGAACCGGCCGACCGCGGGCTCAGAGGCCAAGCGCCGAACGCAGATCGTCGGCGCGGTCGGTGCGCTCCCAGGTGAACTCGTCGTCGGTGCGTCCGAAGTGCCCGTATGCCGCGGTCTTCTGATAGCGCGGCTTGCGCAGGTCGAGATCGCGGGCGATGGCCGCCGGCCGAAGGTCGAACATCTCGGTCACGGTCTGGGTCAACTTGGCCGGGTCGACCTGGTGGGTGCCGAAGGTTTCGACAAGCACCGACACCGGGTGTGCCATGCCAATGGCATATGCGACCTGGACCTCGCAACGGTCCGCAGCGCCGGAGGCCACCACGTTCTTGGCCACCCATCGAGCCGCATACGCCGCCGAACGGTCGACCTTGGACGGGTCTTTACCCGAGAACGCACCGCCACCGTGGCGCGCCATGCCGCCGTAGGTGTCGACGATGATCTTGCGGCCGGTCAGGCCGCAGTCGCCCACCGGGCCTCCGATGACGAACTTGCCGGTCGGGTTGATGTAGATGTCGTAGTCGTCGTCCGCGAACCGCTCGGGGATGACCGGGCGGATGACCTGTTCGATCAGGTCGGGGCGGATTTCGGTATCGCGGTCGATGCCGTCGTTGTGCTGGGTCGAGATCAGCACGGTCTTGAGGCGCACCGGCTGGTTGTTCTCGTCGTAGTCGAAGGTGACCTGGGTCTTGCCATCGGGGCGCAGGTACGGAACCGCGCCCGACTTGCGGACCTCGGCGAGGCGTTCGGAAAGACGATGTGCGACGTGAATCGGCAGGGGCATCAACACATCGGTTTCGCGGGTGGCGTATCCGAACATCATTCCCTGATCGCCCGCACCCTGCTGGTCGAGTTCGTCCTCGGTGAGCTCGCCCGAGCGGGCCTCCTCGGATGCGTCGACACCCTGGGCGATGTCGGGAGACTGCTCGTCGAGGGCGACCATGACGCCGCAGGTGTTGCCGTCGTAGCCGAACGACTCGCGGTCGTAGCCGATGCCGGTGATCGTGCGGCGGGCGATGCCGGCTATATCGACATACGCGGAGGTGGAGATCTCACCGGCAACGATGCACAGCCCGGTGGTGACGAGGGTTTCACATGCGACCCGAGCGGTCGGATCGGCGGCGAGGATGGCGTCGAGGATGGCGTCCGATACCTGGTCGGCGATCTTGTCGGGATGACCTTCGGTCACGGATTCCGACGTAAACGTCCAGTTGGTCATGGTGATGGTGCCTCGTGTACTCGGGGGAAATGGTTGTGAGAAAGGGAATCGGTAGGTGGTGATCGAAACGTCCGCGCCGGGCAGATCGGCTGGATCGGCGGGTCGGTTCGGCTCATCCGATGTGAGTCGTGTCTAGCCGCGGATCAGTCCAAACGGCCACTGTCGGAGGCCGAACGTTCCAGAAGTACCTCGTCGAGGACGGCGTTGGCCACCGCCGACTTGGAGGTGAGAGCGATATCGACCTGGCGGCCGGTCGCAGAAAAGATCGACACCGAATTCGTCTCGTGTTCGAACCCGACCCCGGGGGCCGACACATCGTTCGCGACGATCAGGTCGGCGCCTTTGCGTTCGAGCTTGCCGCGGGCATTGGCCTCGAGGTCGAAGGTCTCGGCCGCGAATCCGACGATGGTCTGACCCGGTGCCTTGGCCGCTCCGAGGGCGGCCAGAATGTCGACGGTGGGACGCAATTCGATGAGCGGTACGCCGTCGGACTTTTTGATCTTGTGCTCCGACACGCTGACCGGGGTGAAATCGGCGACGGCAGCGGCCATGATGACGACGTCGCTGTCGCGTGAACGCGACATGATCGCGTCGTGCAGTTCGGCGGCGCTCGCCACCGCCACGCGTTCGATTCCGGCGCTGACCGGCAACTCGGTGGTGGTGACCAGGGTGACCGCCGCCCCGCGGGCAGCCGCCGCCTCGGCGAGGGCGTGGCCCTGGCGCCCGGAACTGCGATTGCTCAGGTATCGCACGGGATCGATCGGTTCACGGGTTCCTCCGGCGCTCACGAGCACCGACAACCCTTCGAGGTCGCGTTCGGTGAACTGCGCCTCGATCGCGGCGACGATGACCTCGGGCGCCGCGAGGCGACCCGCTCCGACATCCCCGCCGGCGAGGCGACCCTCCTCGGGGTCGACCACGATCACCCCGCGCCGCCGCAGGGTGGCGAGGTTGTCTTGCACCGATGGGTGCTCCCACATCTCGGTGTGCATCGCCGGGCACACGATCACCGGTGCCCGGGTGGCGATCAGCGTTGCGGTGAGCAGGTCGTCGGAGTAGCCGTTTGCGTAGGCCGACAGCGCACGGGCCGTGGCCGGCACGACGACGATCGCATCGGCGCCCTGGCCGAGCCGGGTGTGGGGAATGACGCTGTCCTCGTCCCACAACGAGGTCTGCACCTTCTCCGAACCGAGTGCGGACAGCGTGGTCTCACCGATGAAGTGGCGCGCCCCCTCGGTCATGATTGGAGACACGTGGGCTCCGGCATCGACGAGACGTCGGATGACCTCGACCGCCTTATATGCGGCGATACCACCGGTGACTCCGACGACGATGCGCTTGTTCTCCAGCATCGGTGTGGTCGGGTTCGTGCTGTTCGATAGCCCCGACGATCAGTCGTCGGCGCCGGCGTCGGCTGCCTCGGCGTCGGCTGCCTCGGCGTCGAGCGCGGCCGCATCGGCGGCGGCCTGGGCCTCAGCGGCCTCGATCTCGGAACGCTTCACGCCGACGATCGCGCCGGCGGCGATCTCTTCGAAAGCGATCGACAAGGACTTCGAAGCGGTCGAGGTCACCTGCGGCGGAACGATGTGGCCGAGCCCCTCGCCGAGGGTGGTGTAGTAGGTGTTGATCTGACGGGCACGCTGCGCGGCGAGCGCGACGAGTGAGAACTTCGAACCTGCGGCCTCGAGGAGATCCTCGACCCGAGGCTCCATCATGGTGTCGAAATGGGCGGACATGCGTTTCTCCAAGCGGGCAGACGGCAGGGCGACGGAGTGGCGCGCCGACGCGCGCACCGAGGGGTCATGCTAGCAGCCCGGCCTACCGACCCTGCTGTTCACCCTTGGAACGGTGATCTTCGACCACCTCGATGAGCTGTTGCACGGTGTCGTCGACCTCGTGGTTGACGACGTGAACCATGCCGAGCTTCGCGGCCTCGGCGGATTCGGTTTCGGCGTGGGCGATGCGCCGTTCGACGTGTTCGGCGGTGTCACCGCGGCCGATGAGACGGCGACGCTGTTCCTGCCGCGAGGGCGCATCGAGCCAGATCAACAGCGCGTCGGGGTAGCGCTCGAGGATTCGGCGCGCCCCTTGCACGTCGATTTCGAACAACACGTCGTGGCCGTCGGGTGGTGTGGGAATCGGCGAACCCTGCCGGTAATCGAGAAAGTCGACCCATTCGAGGAAACCGTCTCGATCGATGTGGGCCTGGAACTCCTCGGGGGTGGCGAACACGTACGCGTCGTGAGCCTCGCCCGGTCGCACCGCCCGCGTCGTCCACGAACGATTGACGTACAGCCGCGGATTGCGTCGAAGCCACTCGTTGACGACCGTCCCCTTGCCGACCCCGCCGGGGCCGGACACCACGATGATCATTGCGCTTCCTCCTCGTTCCCTGGCACCGCCTCGTTCGCTTCCACCGCCTGGGTCAGCGCTCGCCACTGCGCATCGCTCAACGCGCCGAGCGCAACATCTTCTTCGAGCCCCGCCGCGGCGATGGCTCGACGCGACCGCACCTTGCCGCCCACGGCGTCCATCGCCTCCAGGCACGGCAGCAGCCGAAGGGTCTGCACCGCCCAGCCGTCGCGCTCGGCCGCCAGACGCTCCAGGTCGGCGATGGCGAATCCGCTGAGCGCGACGTCGC
It encodes:
- a CDS encoding methionyl-tRNA formyltransferase; this encodes MKLVYLGTPAIAVPPLRALVAAGHEVDLVVTGADTRRGRGKQTSPNPVKAAALELGLRVEHDPDAVLDSDAQLGVVVAYGAILRPHLLAHLPFVNLHFSLLPRWRGAAPVERAILAGDAETGVCVMAIEEGLDTGGVFARESTPIGDKTLMELWGELSDTGSRLLVDWLPDAFVEGRLVEPTPQEGEATYAPKLTAQDRQVDLASPAVEQFRRIRLGNAWTVVGDKRLKL
- the def gene encoding peptide deformylase — encoded protein: MARSATPYRIRIIGDPVLREATPDVTDIDGALVQLVEDMFEVLYTTDTGVGLAAPQVGVGQRIFVYDIGDDDEPGVLINPRITESDGEWTYSEGCLSIPGQYFEIVRPKQIEVSALDLDGNEITFEADEFWARLIQHELDHLDGVLMIDHLDEDQRTAAKKAVRELQMQAADRSDLGRQGVGLASEAPAKKRFGLFS
- a CDS encoding class I SAM-dependent methyltransferase — encoded protein: MTSGDSEQHHYFDPSPTVPSQPREVRLDLVDLSLRLATDRGVFSAYRVDPGTRVLLSEAPSPPPTSTNLADLGCGYGPIALTLATRAPQATVWAIDVNERARELCAANAAEAGLDNVRVVAPDEVGADVRFDAIYSNPPIRIGKAALHELLARWLSRLDEHGRAWLVVQKHLGADSLARWMTDQGWPTSRIASRQAYRVLEVSARPGAADMGAADMGAADMGAAGEEPTR
- a CDS encoding thioesterase family protein, which gives rise to MTTVRSLLDDLQMTPVEGVEGRYRIDFDASWKVLYIFGGVTFATLVEAAIAHIGRADLSPVSAQATYIEPVLEGPAAVQIDVLRSGRRGAQVRASLWNAEDPATPGAEAVVMDLVLGVHDPAAVDVIDRTMPADAGRPENAASREEMYEQYVEVPFHRQAEFRVVTDLESTHANEGRTITWFRMSEPTIDDSGAWRPSTLGVPGDILGPAVSRASGGGRYFVVTLQLSLQWFAPAITEWICQHTVVVRAANGFTTGTAELWSQNGELVGFATQTALMRPFARVQADGFGAEETQG
- a CDS encoding cytochrome P450 is translated as MPDTNSLSHIDLTDLSVFERGAPHEIYRTLRDTAPLYWHEPTEHTPDGEGFWCLTRHEDVDWAAKRADLFSSACGGCRDGGGTLIEDLPDGFGPGVLFNMQDDPRHQQIRRLVTPSLTPKRLREIESDLARRCDRILDEAIATSDTDGAVDFLGQVAAELPLQAIASLLGVPQADRHQFMEWFDTMLDHGDGRELGDRSDASQAAGAAMFAYGTELLAEKRRHPGDDIMSIVANTAGSDPELSELEQQMFFNLLLAAGSETTRNTITAGMLALIDRPEQWRALQADRSRLPVAVEEMLRWASSTIYNRRTATEDIERHGLTIRRGDKVVLWWQSANFDERVFRDPQVFDPDRTPNPHLAFGAGTHFCLGANLARLEIRLVFGGLLDRVDKVLAAGDPVRTRSNKHAGFRSAPVRLS
- the metK gene encoding methionine adenosyltransferase; its protein translation is MTNWTFTSESVTEGHPDKIADQVSDAILDAILAADPTARVACETLVTTGLCIVAGEISTSAYVDIAGIARRTITGIGYDRESFGYDGNTCGVMVALDEQSPDIAQGVDASEEARSGELTEDELDQQGAGDQGMMFGYATRETDVLMPLPIHVAHRLSERLAEVRKSGAVPYLRPDGKTQVTFDYDENNQPVRLKTVLISTQHNDGIDRDTEIRPDLIEQVIRPVIPERFADDDYDIYINPTGKFVIGGPVGDCGLTGRKIIVDTYGGMARHGGGAFSGKDPSKVDRSAAYAARWVAKNVVASGAADRCEVQVAYAIGMAHPVSVLVETFGTHQVDPAKLTQTVTEMFDLRPAAIARDLDLRKPRYQKTAAYGHFGRTDDEFTWERTDRADDLRSALGL
- the coaBC gene encoding bifunctional phosphopantothenoylcysteine decarboxylase/phosphopantothenate--cysteine ligase CoaBC; this translates as MLENKRIVVGVTGGIAAYKAVEVIRRLVDAGAHVSPIMTEGARHFIGETTLSALGSEKVQTSLWDEDSVIPHTRLGQGADAIVVVPATARALSAYANGYSDDLLTATLIATRAPVIVCPAMHTEMWEHPSVQDNLATLRRRGVIVVDPEEGRLAGGDVGAGRLAAPEVIVAAIEAQFTERDLEGLSVLVSAGGTREPIDPVRYLSNRSSGRQGHALAEAAAARGAAVTLVTTTELPVSAGIERVAVASAAELHDAIMSRSRDSDVVIMAAAVADFTPVSVSEHKIKKSDGVPLIELRPTVDILAALGAAKAPGQTIVGFAAETFDLEANARGKLERKGADLIVANDVSAPGVGFEHETNSVSIFSATGRQVDIALTSKSAVANAVLDEVLLERSASDSGRLD
- the rpoZ gene encoding DNA-directed RNA polymerase subunit omega → MSAHFDTMMEPRVEDLLEAAGSKFSLVALAAQRARQINTYYTTLGEGLGHIVPPQVTSTASKSLSIAFEEIAAGAIVGVKRSEIEAAEAQAAADAAALDAEAADAEAADAGADD